From a region of the Helianthus annuus cultivar XRQ/B chromosome 5, HanXRQr2.0-SUNRISE, whole genome shotgun sequence genome:
- the LOC110943266 gene encoding 4-coumarate--CoA ligase-like 7 — protein MRIKLHNYPTVAAIEAGKNIALANKETLIAGGPFVLPLAHKHNVKILPADSEHSAIFQLNLYEKVANFGLPVVFLGSGGVKKGCFYVKDLILSSGSVSELPKVEISGDHTAALLYSSGTTGVSKGVVLSHMNFIAVSQMLTSDQRLMGGKDYVFLCLLPMFHIFEKYRVTYLWVVPPVFLALAKQEVVNKFDLSSLKQLGSGVAPLGKELMEECAKKLPHVVALQVNFMILFTVLLVENFVLVVSYL, from the exons ATGAGGATTAAATTGCACAATTAT CCTACAGTTGCTGCTATTGAAGCAGGGAAAAACATTGCACTAGCTAACAAAGAAACGTTAATCGCTGGCGGTCCTTTTGTTCTCCCTCTTGCACATAAGCATAATGTTAAAATTCTTCCTGCGGATTCTGAACATTCTGCTATCTTTCAG TTGAATTTGTATGAAAAAGTTGCCAACTTTGGTCTGCCAGTTGTGTTTTTAGGATCCGGGGGTGTAAAAAAAGGGTGTTTTTATGTTAAAGATTTGATTTTGTCATCTGGGTCGGTCTCAGAATTGCCTAAGGTTGAGATCAGTGGTGATCATACTGCAGCTTTGTTGTATTCTTCTGGGACAACTGGGGTTAGTAAAGGTGTGGTGTTGAGTCATATGAATTTTATTGCGGTTTCGCAAATGTTGACTTCTGATCAGAGGTTAATGGGTGGGAAAgattatgtgtttttgtgtttgttgcCTATGTTTCATATATTTGAGAAGTATAGGGTGACTTATTTGTGGGTTGTTCCGCCGGTTTTTCTTGCGTTGGCTAAGCAGGAAGTGGTGAATAAGTTTGATTTGTCGTCGTTGAAGCAGCTCGGGTCGGGTGTTGCGCCTTTAGGGAAGGAGTTGATGGAGGAGTGTGCTAAGAAGCTGCCTCATGTTGTGGCTCTTCAGGTGAATTTCATGATCTTATTTACAGTTTTGTTAGTTGAAAATTTTGTACTTGTTGTTAGTTATTTATGA